In Nitrospira sp. MA-1, the following proteins share a genomic window:
- a CDS encoding alpha/beta hydrolase yields the protein MTRTQSHGLWFFVIFTAVMMTGCQSPVGVTRVDSETVRHQLTKNAISSGETSPYTENVLRVTDLTEAYFDDPREALNTLHHIFLAEEQRKAPVAFALAELSFLYAQKTNQPSYYLAAALYAYLYLFSENSSNHFNPFDPRVRIAADLYNRSLTSGFISKERSVMILQSGSYALPFGTLQVALPENRLQWENRTLTNFIPVAELEVRGLHNRYRQAGIGVPLAADQIPLGQEEGLQIAKGKMPVTAFMRLPNLMEQLKKGTIQGDWEVYNAYDRRTISIQESDVPLEIEFTSSLAASLADDRVWARELKGFFMGDSLAGESGELIALEPYRPGRIPVVFVHGTASGSGRWADMTNDLMADPSVRDRFQFWFFTYDTGNPILYSAALLRETLQTTVNDLERKYQDPALQAMVVIGHSQGGLLSRLTAVETGNIFWDEVSNQPLDDMKVSNQTRDLLQRMLFITPLPTVNRLIFIATPHHGSYVAGSWGAHQLAKFVKLPGRLMSGVTDLLSLKLDTLKLDLQGMNVGSVSAMEPGSPLAKGLAQTPLAPGVSGHSIIAVEGDGPVEDGNDGVVAYQSAHLEGMESEFVVRSGHSCQSNTHTIQEVRRILLLHAQERCETHSVCH from the coding sequence ATGACTCGTACCCAATCTCACGGTCTCTGGTTTTTTGTCATCTTCACCGCCGTCATGATGACCGGTTGCCAGTCGCCGGTAGGGGTGACTCGTGTCGATTCTGAGACCGTTCGGCACCAATTAACCAAAAACGCGATTTCTTCAGGGGAAACCAGCCCCTATACCGAAAATGTGCTCCGTGTCACCGATCTGACTGAGGCCTATTTTGATGATCCCCGTGAGGCGTTGAACACCTTGCACCATATCTTCCTCGCTGAAGAGCAACGAAAAGCTCCCGTAGCGTTCGCGCTCGCTGAATTGTCTTTTCTCTATGCGCAAAAAACCAACCAACCGTCCTATTATCTGGCCGCGGCCTTGTATGCGTATCTATATTTGTTTTCCGAAAATTCGAGCAATCATTTCAACCCATTTGATCCTCGTGTGCGGATTGCGGCTGATTTGTACAATAGAAGTCTGACGTCAGGATTCATTTCAAAAGAGCGTTCCGTCATGATTCTGCAATCGGGAAGCTATGCCCTTCCCTTCGGAACCCTCCAGGTGGCCCTTCCGGAAAATCGGCTCCAGTGGGAAAACCGGACACTCACCAATTTCATCCCCGTTGCAGAGTTGGAAGTCCGTGGATTACACAACCGGTATCGGCAAGCCGGAATCGGAGTTCCGTTAGCGGCCGATCAAATCCCCTTAGGGCAGGAGGAGGGTTTACAGATTGCCAAAGGCAAAATGCCTGTCACGGCCTTCATGAGGCTTCCCAATCTTATGGAACAACTGAAGAAGGGGACTATTCAGGGAGACTGGGAGGTATATAACGCCTATGACCGGAGAACGATCAGTATCCAGGAAAGTGATGTGCCGTTGGAAATTGAATTTACCTCTTCCCTGGCAGCCAGTTTGGCCGATGATCGGGTCTGGGCACGGGAACTGAAGGGGTTTTTTATGGGAGATTCGTTGGCCGGTGAGTCAGGAGAATTAATTGCTCTGGAGCCGTATAGACCAGGCCGTATTCCGGTCGTCTTTGTCCATGGGACGGCCTCCGGCTCCGGAAGGTGGGCAGATATGACCAACGATCTGATGGCGGACCCCTCAGTTCGTGATCGATTTCAGTTCTGGTTTTTCACATATGATACCGGCAATCCCATTTTGTATTCTGCGGCTTTGCTGCGGGAAACCCTGCAAACAACCGTGAACGACCTGGAACGGAAATATCAGGATCCTGCTCTCCAGGCGATGGTCGTCATTGGACATAGTCAGGGTGGGCTGTTGAGCAGACTCACGGCCGTCGAAACCGGAAATATCTTTTGGGATGAAGTGAGCAACCAACCACTTGACGACATGAAGGTTTCCAACCAGACCCGGGACTTACTGCAACGAATGCTGTTTATTACCCCACTTCCCACGGTCAACCGCCTTATCTTTATTGCTACGCCCCATCATGGGAGTTACGTGGCTGGAAGTTGGGGTGCCCATCAACTGGCCAAGTTCGTAAAGCTGCCGGGCCGATTGATGTCAGGTGTCACAGATCTCCTGTCGTTAAAACTCGACACACTCAAGCTGGATTTACAAGGAATGAATGTGGGAAGTGTGTCGGCAATGGAGCCGGGAAGTCCGCTGGCGAAAGGCCTGGCTCAGACGCCTTTGGCTCCCGGAGTTTCGGGCCACTCAATTATAGCAGTGGAAGGCGATGGTCCCGTGGAGGACGGTAACGATGGAGTGGTGGCCTATCAGAGTGCTCATCTGGAGGGAATGGAATCGGAATTCGTGGTTCGTTCCGGCCATTCCTGTCAATCGAATACCCATACCATCCAGGAAGTCCGACGCATTCTCCTTCTTCATGCCCAAGAACGGTGTGAAACCCATAGCGTGTGTCACTGA
- a CDS encoding TetR/AcrR family transcriptional regulator, giving the protein MAVSERKKREYAQRESLIIDTARKLLLDRGYLDLNMDQIAEVTEYSKGTIYQHFSCKEEILVAMLSESADKAGQFLLRGSNLKGNPRERMAAMALGYDLFVCLNPDHFKAKLLVQNESIMRKASPTFQKKMDASNQENMRLVAGVLRDAVAEGHVQLKEGITPEEVAFGLWTGALGAYVLMSSEVNLHALGITDPRKAVWENMHALLDGFGWRPLSSELDYEQTRIRILKEVFPQEAAQVGKA; this is encoded by the coding sequence ATGGCTGTATCAGAACGGAAGAAACGTGAATATGCCCAACGAGAGAGTTTGATTATTGATACGGCCAGAAAGCTCTTGCTTGACCGTGGCTATCTGGATCTCAACATGGATCAAATCGCTGAAGTGACAGAATATTCAAAAGGTACCATCTATCAACATTTCTCATGCAAGGAAGAAATTTTAGTGGCGATGCTTTCCGAGTCAGCCGATAAAGCCGGGCAGTTTCTTCTCAGGGGTTCAAACCTGAAAGGCAATCCGCGTGAACGGATGGCAGCCATGGCGTTGGGTTATGATCTCTTTGTGTGTCTGAATCCGGACCACTTTAAGGCGAAACTCCTGGTTCAAAATGAATCAATCATGAGAAAGGCCTCGCCGACTTTTCAAAAAAAAATGGATGCCTCGAATCAGGAAAACATGCGCCTCGTGGCCGGCGTGTTGCGTGATGCGGTGGCGGAGGGACATGTTCAATTGAAAGAGGGCATCACCCCTGAGGAAGTCGCGTTTGGTTTATGGACAGGGGCCTTGGGGGCATACGTGTTAATGTCCTCCGAAGTGAACCTTCATGCTCTGGGAATAACCGATCCGAGAAAAGCAGTTTGGGAAAATATGCATGCGTTACTCGATGGATTCGGCTGGCGTCCATTGTCCAGCGAATTGGATTATGAGCAGACCAGAATCCGGATTTTGAAGGAGGTGTTTCCCCAGGAAGCCGCTCAGGTAGGAAAGGCCTGA
- a CDS encoding LEA type 2 family protein, with the protein MPIVFSRRLRISVLILLVIGFMSACSTLPGNFETPKISIAGITPKDVTLFEQRFEVQLRIQNPNNFDLGLNGIRFDIELNDKEFGNGMSPAKVIVPRLESEVVTGEVITGLDSFLRQVQGMNSTAAKLRYHLQGTAFAESPGNFTIPFDDSREVDLHFAPAAQE; encoded by the coding sequence ATGCCGATTGTGTTCAGCAGGAGGTTGCGAATATCCGTCCTCATCCTACTCGTTATCGGGTTTATGTCGGCCTGCTCAACTCTCCCTGGGAATTTTGAGACACCAAAGATCTCTATTGCCGGCATTACTCCGAAAGATGTCACCCTCTTTGAACAGCGTTTTGAGGTGCAACTCCGGATCCAGAATCCCAATAATTTCGATCTGGGTCTCAACGGTATTCGTTTTGATATTGAGCTGAACGACAAGGAATTCGGCAACGGCATGTCACCAGCAAAAGTGATCGTCCCGCGATTGGAATCCGAGGTGGTCACGGGAGAGGTGATTACCGGCCTCGACAGCTTCCTTCGTCAGGTTCAAGGAATGAATTCCACGGCCGCCAAACTGCGGTATCATCTCCAAGGCACAGCCTTCGCTGAATCCCCCGGCAACTTCACCATCCCCTTCGACGATAGCAGAGAAGTGGACCTCCATTTTGCGCCGGCAGCACAAGAGTAA
- a CDS encoding YtxH domain-containing protein, protein MDKVMWKVSGLVFVTSSLVGLIGGLLAAPQSGLRTRKKIHRGYEHMKKDIKGQVKQEVHDLKGAVANVARQGNAYREKLLAWKGFSEWQQGFLDFPRAAPVKVLRWHPKDVQ, encoded by the coding sequence ATGGATAAAGTTATGTGGAAGGTCTCAGGGCTTGTATTTGTCACCAGCTCCCTGGTCGGTCTCATAGGTGGACTGCTTGCGGCTCCGCAGTCCGGTTTACGAACCCGGAAAAAAATTCACCGTGGGTATGAGCATATGAAGAAGGATATTAAGGGGCAAGTGAAACAGGAGGTCCATGATCTTAAGGGGGCGGTGGCCAACGTGGCGAGGCAAGGGAATGCCTATCGGGAAAAATTGTTGGCCTGGAAGGGATTCTCAGAATGGCAACAGGGGTTTTTAGATTTCCCACGGGCTGCACCGGTCAAGGTCCTTCGCTGGCATCCCAAAGATGTTCAGTGA
- a CDS encoding DUF4105 domain-containing protein, giving the protein MLRTFLAICFAVASLAALVGFCTSRFRWMATGSYLSLFMVLFVWWSMIEPSNDRVWQPEVALLPYASFDGDLITVHNIRNFDYRTETDFTPAYYDQTYDLTKLDSVDLMAAYWMGPMIAHIFLTFGFGDDHLAISIEARKEATEGYSSIKGFFKQYELIYIVGDERDLIRVRTNYRKDPPEDVYLYSVAGSPENLKRIFLGYMNTINELRERPKFYNTLTANCTNVIWMHTRLNPGHVPFSWKILLSGYTPAYLHEQGKLGAGPSFEALQARAHINERAGQADRAPDFSSRIRAHLLSP; this is encoded by the coding sequence ATGCTCCGGACATTCCTGGCTATATGCTTTGCCGTAGCCAGCCTTGCGGCGTTGGTCGGCTTTTGCACCAGTCGATTTCGATGGATGGCCACTGGATCCTATCTCAGCCTGTTTATGGTGCTTTTTGTCTGGTGGAGCATGATCGAGCCGTCCAATGATCGCGTGTGGCAACCGGAAGTGGCCCTCCTTCCCTATGCCTCTTTCGATGGAGATTTGATCACCGTCCACAATATTCGAAACTTTGACTATCGTACTGAAACCGATTTTACGCCCGCCTATTACGACCAGACCTACGATCTCACCAAACTGGATTCCGTGGACCTTATGGCCGCCTATTGGATGGGTCCGATGATCGCGCATATTTTTCTCACGTTCGGATTCGGTGATGACCACCTGGCCATTTCCATCGAAGCAAGAAAGGAAGCCACTGAAGGCTATTCTTCCATCAAAGGATTTTTTAAACAGTATGAGCTGATCTATATCGTGGGCGACGAACGGGATCTGATCCGGGTCCGGACGAATTATCGAAAAGATCCTCCTGAAGATGTGTACCTGTATTCAGTAGCCGGATCTCCTGAAAACCTCAAACGGATTTTTCTGGGGTACATGAATACCATCAACGAACTCCGCGAGCGACCGAAGTTCTACAATACCCTCACCGCTAACTGCACGAATGTCATCTGGATGCACACGCGTTTAAATCCCGGCCATGTGCCCTTTTCCTGGAAAATTCTGTTAAGCGGGTACACTCCTGCCTACCTCCACGAGCAGGGAAAATTGGGTGCCGGTCCTTCATTCGAAGCATTGCAGGCTCGTGCCCATATTAACGAACGGGCCGGGCAGGCCGACCGAGCTCCTGATTTTTCCAGTCGCATCCGTGCCCATCTTCTCTCTCCCTGA